The Actinomycetota bacterium genome segment GACGCTTGCCATACACCATCTCACAGCCTCTTCTTGAACCCCTTCCACCGTCCAGCGAAACCCGCTGACTCGTACAGGCCCACCGCATCGTCGCGACACGCCTCTGTCAGCGCGATCATCTGCTTGCAGGAACAGCCACGCGCGAAGCGCTCGAGTTCGCCGAGGAGAGCCGAGGCCACCCCGCTGCGACGATGGCGCGGATCGACGACGAGGTCCTCGATCACGAGGTACGAGTCGGAGCCCCCATAGAGGCCGTGACAGATCACGCCAGTCGCGGTACCGACGCACTCGCCGTCGATCCGAGCAGACAACAAGACGTGGTCGGGGTCGCTGTCGAGACGACTGAGGGTCTCTGCCATCACATCGGTGTTGGAGACCTCGCCCCAGAAGTGCGCGTGGAGCCTCCCGATGGCATCTAGGTCGGACACCTGGACTCGCCCGATTTCCACGTACAGACTCCTCCCGTGCTTGTCTGGTCACTGTGAGATGGCCGGCCCGATCCGCGGAGGGAACCGACCGTGAATGAGCTTACACACATCGGACTCGATGTGCACAAGGTCGTCATCGAGGACCGCCAGGGCCCCCTTGTCGCTGCGATACCTCTCGGGATGTAGCCGGCGATGGTGCCAACGTGCGTGCGCATGACCCGCGACGATTCGGTGTCGATGCACGGGCTAGGACTTGCCTTGGCCCAGGGACTTCTCTGCTGCCCAGTAGTCGAGGCGCTCTCCTTCGCCGACATCGATTGAGCGGCTCTCGAATACCTTGTAGCCGCGGTTCTCGTAGAAGTCTCTGGATGGCAACGAGACGCTCAACCGCGTCGATGGATGCCCGCCCGCCCGAGCGATGTCCTCTAGCCGGTCCATCACCTGCCCACCAATGCCGCGATTCTGGAACTCCGGATGAACGAAGACCCCGGTGATCTCCTCTTCGACGATGGCACCCGTCGCCATCACAACCCCATCCTCCTCGGCGACGAGAATGTTGCCCGCAGCGTGCCGTTCCAGAATCCTGTCGAGAGAATGGAACTCCCGGAAGAACCGGACGGCTCGAGGCGGATAGACGCCCGAGTAGCAGGAATCGATGGTGCGGTGGATCACCTGCTGCACAGGCGCGAGGTCAGCTGCCTC includes the following:
- a CDS encoding GNAT family N-acetyltransferase, with the translated sequence MEIGRVQVSDLDAIGRLHAHFWGEVSNTDVMAETLSRLDSDPDHVLLSARIDGECVGTATGVICHGLYGGSDSYLVIEDLVVDPRHRRSGVASALLGELERFARGCSCKQMIALTEACRDDAVGLYESAGFAGRWKGFKKRL
- a CDS encoding GNAT family N-acetyltransferase, with the translated sequence MRFRPFEAADLAPVQQVIHRTIDSCYSGVYPPRAVRFFREFHSLDRILERHAAGNILVAEEDGVVMATGAIVEEEITGVFVHPEFQNRGIGGQVMDRLEDIARAGGHPSTRLSVSLPSRDFYENRGYKVFESRSIDVGEGERLDYWAAEKSLGQGKS